The following are encoded in a window of Candidatus Fluviicola riflensis genomic DNA:
- a CDS encoding IS1595 family transposase has translation MNKDFKSILELLKEFSNEQICIDHLTELRWDGDVVSPFDSSSKVYTCKGNKYRCKNTGKYFNVRTGTMFDNTKIPLQKWFLAIWIVTSHKKGISSVQLSKDIDVTQKSAWFMLQRIRNCFGIENNNELDNEVECDETYVGGKNKNRHADKKVANSQGRSTKDKAPVFGMVERNGKLNAKKVDDTKARTLTNEIIQVVKETATMYTDEYLGYSSLKRIYDHAFVKHNSGEYVNGRIHTNTIEGFWSLLKRGIFGIYHFTSKKHLQMYVDEFVFRYNTREHTETSRFNLLLANSTKRLTYNTLING, from the coding sequence ATTAACAAGGACTTCAAATCGATCTTAGAATTACTCAAAGAGTTTTCAAATGAGCAAATTTGTATTGACCACCTAACGGAATTGCGTTGGGATGGTGACGTTGTTTCACCGTTCGATTCATCATCTAAAGTCTATACCTGTAAAGGTAATAAATACCGATGCAAAAACACAGGTAAGTATTTCAATGTGCGCACAGGAACAATGTTTGATAATACTAAGATTCCACTTCAAAAATGGTTCTTAGCTATTTGGATTGTTACCTCACACAAAAAAGGTATTTCATCTGTTCAACTTTCAAAAGATATTGACGTTACACAAAAATCAGCATGGTTCATGCTTCAACGTATTCGTAACTGTTTCGGAATCGAAAACAACAACGAATTGGACAACGAAGTTGAATGCGATGAAACGTATGTAGGTGGCAAGAATAAAAACCGTCACGCTGATAAAAAGGTAGCTAATTCACAAGGTCGTTCTACTAAAGACAAAGCGCCTGTATTCGGAATGGTTGAACGTAATGGTAAATTGAACGCTAAAAAGGTTGATGATACCAAGGCACGTACTTTAACCAATGAAATCATTCAAGTGGTTAAAGAAACGGCTACGATGTACACGGATGAATATCTTGGGTACAGTTCATTGAAAAGAATCTACGATCACGCTTTCGTGAAACATAATTCCGGTGAATACGTAAATGGACGAATCCACACCAATACAATCGAGGGCTTTTGGTCTTTGTTGAAACGTGGAATATTTGGTATTTACCACTTCACTAGTAAGAAGCATTTGCAGATGTACGTTGATGAATTTGTATTCCGATACAATACAAGAGAACACACAGAAACTAGCCGTTTTAATTTGCTATTGGCTAACAGCACAAAACGTTTAACATACAATACTCTAATCAATGGGTAA
- a CDS encoding DNA-binding protein: MGKTNIITVNGSQILISNFKEEDYICLTDMVRANDGDDSRPNIIVQNWMRNRNTVEFLGVWESLNNPAFKGIEFDALRKEAGLNSFVLTPKKWTELTDAIGVISKQGKQGGIYAHKDIAFEFGSWLSPIFKLYIIKEYQRLKEIENNQYGLEWNVKRMVSKANYHIHTQAVKDYIIPRAGYSQAKEWLAYADEADLLNIVVFGCTAKAWRESNPVRSLRGENIRDMASINDLTILSNMESLNSILITNGIDRKERFKILHQTVKSQKSVLDGLDSNRAIPKLSDTTYIDAIAIQHLEPPKPKPKVSDLNTPNLSINKEIAKETEKRKDLSDFNQNLVKAIKNEKGTK, translated from the coding sequence ATGGGTAAGACAAACATTATTACTGTAAATGGAAGTCAGATATTAATATCCAACTTCAAAGAAGAAGATTACATCTGCTTAACTGATATGGTTAGAGCAAATGACGGGGATGATTCCAGACCTAATATCATTGTACAGAACTGGATGAGGAATAGAAATACCGTAGAATTCTTAGGTGTTTGGGAGAGTTTAAACAATCCTGCGTTTAAAGGCATCGAATTCGATGCCTTAAGAAAAGAAGCAGGGTTAAACTCATTTGTGCTTACTCCTAAAAAGTGGACTGAATTAACTGATGCAATTGGTGTTATCTCGAAACAAGGCAAACAAGGCGGTATATATGCGCATAAAGATATTGCCTTTGAATTTGGATCATGGTTAAGTCCTATTTTCAAGTTGTACATCATTAAAGAGTATCAACGACTAAAAGAAATTGAGAATAATCAATACGGCTTAGAATGGAATGTAAAGAGAATGGTGAGTAAAGCAAATTACCACATACACACACAGGCTGTTAAGGATTACATAATACCTAGAGCTGGGTATTCTCAGGCAAAAGAATGGTTAGCCTATGCCGATGAAGCGGATCTTTTAAATATTGTGGTATTTGGATGCACCGCAAAAGCATGGCGGGAATCTAATCCTGTAAGAAGCCTAAGAGGTGAGAACATTCGTGATATGGCAAGTATTAATGATCTAACAATATTATCAAACATGGAAAGCTTAAACTCCATTTTGATAACGAATGGTATAGACCGTAAAGAGCGATTTAAAATACTTCATCAGACCGTAAAGAGTCAAAAATCAGTATTAGATGGGTTAGACTCAAATAGAGCAATACCTAAATTATCTGACACAACTTACATAGATGCTATTGCAATTCAACATCTTGAGCCACCTAAACCGAAACCAAAAGTTTCTGATTTAAATACTCCTAACCTATCTATTAACAAAGAAATAGCAAAGGAAACAGAAAAACGCAAAGATTTATCCGATTTCAACCAAAATCTTGTAAAAGCAATAAAGAACGAAAAAGGCACTAAGTAA
- a CDS encoding antibiotic ABC transporter ATP-binding protein codes for MASQTKMDTRIFSRLFKFTKPYRGKLIFAFLCALTLALLSPMRPLLIVYIVNKYVLETPDGTQFGMWLLLVFGMLFLEAVLQFSATYFSNLLAQSVIRDIRVKVFSHITTFRMRYFDKTPVGNLVTRVVSDIEAISEVFSSGLIDIISDLLMLVVIIVVMFVINWQLTALALIPALVLIYATRVFARAMRKSFQQESTQVNRLNTFVQERITGMNIVQLYGREEVEYKAFEEINKDHRQAHINAVWAFSIFFPVVEFLSSFSTAFLILWGAYVFTGPVAPEKNVFLDIFAFSMWISMMYRPIRQLADKFNILQRGVVRAERVFQIIDTEEHVQESGTVDDCDFQQELRFQNVSFAYTDDQPVLKNINLTIEPGKTVAFVGATGAGKTSIVNLLGRFYEYQQGEIYIGEHELRSIKMDYLRKNIAIVLQDIFLFSDTVHNNITLGNPDISREQVIEAARAVGADYFIQLLPGGYDYQVGERGGVLSVGQRQLLAFIRAYVYNPHILILDEATSSVDNESEEMIQEATAKLTEGRTSIVIAHRLSTIQQADTIVVLDKGEIKEMGSHDELLQLDGYYKRLFTMQFARS; via the coding sequence ATGGCAAGTCAAACCAAAATGGACACCCGAATTTTCTCGCGGTTATTTAAGTTCACCAAACCGTATCGCGGTAAGTTGATCTTTGCCTTTTTGTGTGCACTCACACTAGCTTTGCTTTCTCCCATGCGCCCCTTGCTGATCGTTTACATCGTGAACAAATACGTTTTGGAAACACCGGACGGAACCCAATTCGGAATGTGGCTGCTACTTGTTTTCGGAATGTTGTTCCTGGAGGCAGTTTTGCAGTTTTCGGCAACGTATTTCAGTAACCTGCTCGCACAATCGGTTATTCGCGACATCCGTGTGAAAGTCTTTTCCCATATTACGACGTTCCGCATGCGCTATTTCGACAAAACACCGGTTGGGAATCTCGTAACGCGCGTGGTTTCGGATATCGAAGCCATTTCGGAAGTGTTTTCATCCGGACTCATTGATATTATCAGTGATTTGCTGATGCTCGTGGTGATCATAGTAGTGATGTTTGTGATCAACTGGCAACTCACCGCGTTAGCACTGATTCCGGCGTTGGTATTGATCTATGCAACCCGTGTATTTGCGCGCGCTATGCGTAAATCATTTCAGCAGGAAAGCACCCAGGTAAACCGGCTCAACACGTTTGTTCAGGAGCGCATTACGGGTATGAACATCGTGCAATTGTATGGCCGTGAAGAAGTGGAATACAAAGCATTCGAGGAAATTAACAAGGATCACCGACAAGCACACATCAATGCCGTTTGGGCATTTTCGATTTTCTTTCCGGTGGTCGAATTCCTGAGTTCGTTTTCAACTGCTTTCCTGATTTTATGGGGAGCTTACGTGTTCACCGGTCCTGTTGCTCCGGAGAAAAACGTCTTTCTGGACATTTTCGCCTTTTCGATGTGGATCAGTATGATGTACCGGCCCATTCGTCAGCTCGCAGATAAATTCAATATTCTTCAACGTGGAGTAGTTCGCGCCGAACGTGTATTCCAGATCATCGATACTGAAGAACATGTACAGGAATCCGGAACTGTCGATGATTGCGATTTTCAACAGGAACTGCGTTTTCAGAATGTTTCGTTTGCGTATACCGACGATCAGCCGGTGCTGAAAAATATCAATCTAACTATTGAACCGGGAAAAACTGTCGCGTTTGTGGGAGCAACCGGCGCAGGAAAAACATCGATTGTGAACCTACTCGGGCGATTTTACGAATACCAGCAAGGCGAAATTTACATTGGTGAACACGAATTGCGTTCCATCAAAATGGATTACCTCCGTAAAAACATCGCAATCGTGTTACAGGATATTTTCCTGTTTTCGGATACGGTACACAACAATATTACGCTCGGAAATCCGGATATTTCACGTGAGCAGGTCATTGAAGCGGCCAGAGCCGTTGGTGCCGATTACTTCATTCAACTGCTTCCCGGAGGATACGATTACCAGGTTGGTGAACGCGGCGGCGTACTTTCTGTCGGTCAGCGGCAGTTGCTGGCGTTTATCCGGGCGTATGTTTACAATCCGCATATCCTGATTTTGGATGAAGCCACTTCAAGCGTCGACAACGAATCGGAGGAAATGATCCAGGAAGCCACCGCAAAATTGACGGAGGGCAGAACTTCCATCGTGATCGCCCATCGGTTATCGACGATTCAACAAGCAGACACAATTGTGGTACTCGACAAAGGTGAAATCAAGGAAATGGGATCGCACGACGAACTTTTACAACTCGACGGTTATTATAAGCGTTTATTTACCATGCAATTTGCACGATCATGA
- a CDS encoding uracil phosphoribosyltransferase: MVHNLSLTPSIFSTFLAELRDCTIQQDPLRFRRNLERVAEVIAYELSKHLDYELVDVTTPLGEASVPLLKQQPVLATILRAGLPMHQGLLNIFDRAESAFVSAYRKHTTAEDFDIHVEYLASPDIDGKTLIISDPMLATGSSMVMVYKALLKQGKPARVHIVAAIAAPEALEYVRKHLPDTTTIWVGAIDRELTAQSYIVPGLGDAGDLAYGVKC; encoded by the coding sequence ATGGTTCACAATTTGAGTCTTACCCCGTCTATTTTTTCTACCTTTTTGGCAGAACTAAGAGACTGCACCATTCAGCAGGATCCGCTGCGTTTTCGCAGAAATCTCGAGCGTGTGGCAGAAGTGATAGCCTATGAGCTGTCAAAACACCTCGATTACGAACTGGTGGATGTAACAACACCTTTGGGTGAAGCCAGTGTGCCGCTTTTGAAGCAACAACCCGTTCTGGCAACCATTTTACGGGCAGGTTTACCAATGCACCAGGGATTGCTGAATATTTTTGACCGGGCCGAAAGCGCTTTTGTTTCGGCATATCGTAAGCATACTACAGCAGAAGATTTTGATATTCATGTAGAATACCTTGCCTCGCCGGATATTGACGGTAAAACGCTCATTATTTCCGATCCGATGCTCGCTACAGGCAGTTCTATGGTGATGGTTTACAAAGCCTTACTGAAACAGGGAAAGCCTGCGAGAGTTCACATCGTAGCCGCTATTGCTGCGCCGGAAGCACTCGAATACGTAAGAAAACACTTACCTGATACCACCACTATTTGGGTGGGCGCAATTGATCGTGAGTTAACGGCTCAATCTTACATCGTACCCGGTTTGGGCGATGCAGGTGATTTGGCGTATGGTGTAAAATGTTAA
- a CDS encoding noncanonical pyrimidine nucleotidase, YjjG family, producing the protein MKIRQLFFDLDRTLWDFEANSKNALQQLYEELELGVHIEHFNHFHHTYIRINAELWNAYGKGKINKEELRNSRFEKTLAYHGIDDKIVSGKMSDGYITLSPTQTQLFPEALEMLQFFQQEGYRMHIITNGFKEVQHIKLSNSGLADYFEHVLCSEEIGSTKPHRAIFEEAMRRTDCLPQHAIMIGDDFKADIIGALNAGWTAIHFDPEHKFKKERNVKRIRHLNELPDVVSMLPIVGA; encoded by the coding sequence ATGAAAATCCGTCAGTTATTTTTTGACCTTGACCGCACGTTGTGGGATTTTGAAGCCAATTCCAAAAATGCGCTGCAGCAATTGTACGAAGAATTGGAATTGGGTGTTCACATTGAGCACTTCAACCACTTTCATCACACCTATATTCGCATCAATGCCGAACTATGGAATGCTTACGGCAAAGGAAAAATCAACAAGGAAGAATTGCGCAACAGCCGGTTTGAAAAAACGCTGGCCTATCATGGAATTGACGATAAAATTGTTTCCGGCAAAATGAGTGATGGTTACATTACGCTTTCGCCGACTCAGACTCAATTGTTTCCGGAAGCTTTGGAAATGCTGCAATTTTTTCAGCAGGAAGGTTATCGCATGCACATCATCACCAACGGATTCAAAGAAGTGCAGCATATCAAACTCTCGAACAGCGGCCTGGCTGATTATTTTGAACATGTATTGTGCTCTGAAGAAATCGGATCGACCAAACCGCACCGCGCCATTTTTGAAGAAGCTATGCGCCGCACCGATTGTTTACCACAACATGCTATTATGATCGGGGATGATTTCAAAGCCGACATCATTGGCGCGCTCAACGCCGGCTGGACAGCCATTCATTTCGATCCGGAACACAAATTCAAAAAAGAACGCAATGTGAAACGCATCCGCCACTTAAATGAATTACCTGATGTGGTGAGTATGCTGCCGATTGTGGGAGCTTAG